The following coding sequences are from one Catenulispora sp. GP43 window:
- a CDS encoding flavodoxin family protein — MTETPRPDAFPLDPVRIAVAFHSGFGHTARQAQAVADGAGSVPGTVVDLVTVDDPDAPALWTTLDAADAIMFGTPTYMGSPSSVFKAFAERTSKVLADDLRWRDKIAAGFTTSGGKSGDKFNTLVDLAVLAAQHGMIWVGLDLPAGWTTSTGSEHDLNRLGSWLGAMAQADADQGPDVAPPASDLRTAFRLGERIAEITRVYRWGISAQRSARLSTVS; from the coding sequence ATGACTGAGACACCGCGACCGGACGCCTTCCCGCTCGACCCGGTCCGCATAGCCGTCGCCTTCCACAGCGGCTTCGGGCACACCGCCCGCCAGGCCCAGGCCGTCGCCGACGGCGCCGGGTCGGTCCCCGGGACGGTGGTGGACCTGGTGACCGTCGACGACCCCGACGCCCCGGCGCTGTGGACCACCCTGGACGCCGCCGACGCGATCATGTTCGGCACACCCACCTACATGGGCAGCCCCTCATCGGTGTTCAAGGCCTTCGCCGAGCGCACCAGCAAGGTCCTGGCCGACGACCTGCGCTGGCGCGACAAGATCGCAGCCGGGTTCACCACCAGCGGCGGCAAGAGCGGCGACAAGTTCAACACCCTGGTCGACCTGGCGGTGCTCGCCGCCCAGCACGGCATGATCTGGGTCGGCCTGGACCTGCCCGCCGGCTGGACCACCAGCACCGGCTCCGAGCACGACCTGAACCGGCTCGGCAGCTGGCTCGGCGCGATGGCGCAGGCCGACGCCGACCAGGGACCGGACGTCGCACCCCCGGCCTCGGACCTGCGGACCGCCTTCCGGCTCGGGGAGCGCATCGCGGAGATCACCAGGGTCTACCGGTGGGGCATCAGCGCGCAGCGCTCCGCCCGGCTGTCGACGGTGAGCTGA
- a CDS encoding nuclear transport factor 2 family protein, producing the protein MNYDLRTLTDRAELHDLLMHLGQALDEHRFEDLNNVLTLDATGSTRNGTGSGRDVLIAQIEAGNKDYTRLLHPISSVLIEVDGDTATIRATITALSGYADSLVPASRRNGLARMRAVRTPDGWRISELNVESVFVVAQ; encoded by the coding sequence ATGAACTACGACCTGCGAACCCTGACCGACCGGGCCGAGCTGCACGACCTGCTGATGCATTTGGGCCAGGCCCTGGACGAGCACCGCTTCGAGGACCTGAACAACGTTCTGACACTGGACGCCACCGGTTCGACCCGCAACGGGACCGGGTCCGGCCGCGACGTCCTGATCGCCCAGATCGAGGCCGGCAACAAGGACTACACCCGCCTGCTCCACCCGATCAGCAGCGTGCTGATCGAGGTCGACGGCGACACCGCGACGATCCGCGCCACTATCACCGCTCTGTCCGGCTATGCCGACAGTCTCGTGCCGGCCTCCCGGCGCAACGGGCTGGCCCGTATGAGGGCCGTCCGGACGCCCGACGGTTGGCGGATCAGCGAGCTGAACGTCGAGTCGGTGTTCGTGGTGGCGCAGTAG
- a CDS encoding sigma-70 family RNA polymerase sigma factor has protein sequence MDDRERLAERFEAHRGHLNGVAFRMLGSLTDAEDAVQEAWVRLDRAGAHDVANLPGWLTTVVGRICLDMLRTRKARREVAGGDDAVAAMPQERMAEPEQETLLVESVGRAMLVVLDRLSPAERVAFVLHDMFSVPFDEIAAIVDRTPAAAKKLASRARQRVGGEPSTAPGEIDLLWHRRVVESFLAAARGRDIAGLLAVLAPDAVRHADAAAGLPPGVALEVRGADAIVEETLLLSRNAMFADVVLVDGAVGMVVAPRGRMVSVLTFVVKDDRIAEYSVIADPRRLEQVELAVLEVSAVLR, from the coding sequence ATGGACGACCGGGAGCGATTGGCCGAGCGCTTCGAGGCTCACCGCGGCCACCTGAACGGCGTCGCGTTCCGCATGCTCGGCTCGCTGACCGACGCCGAGGACGCCGTCCAGGAAGCGTGGGTCCGCCTCGACCGCGCCGGCGCGCACGACGTGGCGAACCTCCCGGGCTGGCTGACCACGGTCGTCGGCCGGATCTGCCTGGACATGCTCCGCACCCGCAAGGCGCGCCGCGAGGTGGCCGGCGGCGACGACGCGGTGGCGGCGATGCCGCAGGAGCGCATGGCCGAACCGGAACAGGAGACGCTGCTCGTGGAGTCGGTCGGCCGGGCGATGCTCGTCGTCCTGGACCGGCTCTCGCCGGCCGAGCGGGTCGCCTTCGTCCTGCACGACATGTTCTCGGTGCCGTTCGACGAGATCGCCGCGATCGTGGACCGGACACCCGCGGCGGCCAAGAAGCTGGCCAGCCGGGCCCGCCAGCGCGTCGGCGGCGAGCCGTCCACGGCGCCGGGGGAGATCGACCTGCTCTGGCACCGCCGGGTCGTCGAATCCTTCCTCGCCGCCGCCCGCGGCCGCGACATCGCCGGCCTGCTGGCGGTCCTGGCCCCGGACGCGGTGCGCCACGCCGACGCGGCGGCCGGCCTGCCGCCGGGGGTGGCGCTGGAGGTCAGGGGAGCGGACGCGATCGTGGAGGAGACGCTGCTGCTGTCCCGCAACGCGATGTTCGCCGACGTCGTGCTCGTCGACGGCGCGGTGGGCATGGTCGTCGCGCCGCGGGGGCGGATGGTCTCGGTTCTCACGTTCGTCGTGAAGGACGACCGGATCGCCGAGTACTCCGTGATCGCCGATCCGCGGCGGTTGGAGCAGGTGGAGCTGGCGGTGCTGGAGGTGTCGGCGGTGCTGCGATAA
- a CDS encoding LuxR C-terminal-related transcriptional regulator: MSDTAWLRSLRAGRGVRPLFGAEAVVARFAEIVSVDRSERLVMIPASSQRPLLGTLPVPPDVRTRWLGSAPSDHDARLIAAGAEHRILPTLPAKMVIIDRAIVMTPVDPEDPLKGVWQITAQPLVRALVEMYQRLWGQAAEPGRWPAGLSARERAVVTLLAEGCTDQTVAEQLGLSRRTITYTVADLMDRYGARSRFHLALLLVAPTPTNYSEPLTAPSSP; the protein is encoded by the coding sequence ATGTCTGATACGGCGTGGCTCAGGTCGCTGCGGGCCGGGCGCGGTGTGCGTCCGCTGTTCGGGGCCGAAGCCGTGGTGGCCCGGTTCGCCGAGATCGTCTCCGTCGATCGCAGCGAGCGGCTGGTCATGATCCCCGCCTCGTCCCAGCGTCCGCTGCTCGGGACGCTCCCGGTGCCGCCGGATGTGCGGACGCGCTGGCTGGGGTCGGCCCCGTCGGACCATGACGCGCGCCTGATCGCCGCCGGCGCCGAACATCGGATCCTGCCGACCCTGCCGGCCAAGATGGTCATCATCGACCGGGCGATCGTCATGACCCCGGTCGACCCGGAGGATCCGCTGAAGGGGGTCTGGCAGATCACCGCCCAGCCGCTGGTGCGCGCCCTAGTCGAGATGTACCAGCGACTGTGGGGGCAGGCGGCCGAGCCGGGGCGGTGGCCTGCGGGGCTGTCGGCCAGGGAGCGCGCCGTGGTGACGCTGCTCGCCGAGGGCTGCACCGACCAGACGGTGGCCGAGCAGCTGGGCCTGAGCCGGCGCACCATCACCTACACGGTCGCGGATCTGATGGACAGGTATGGGGCGCGCAGCCGGTTCCATCTAGCGCTGCTGCTAGTCGCGCCTACGCCGACGAATTATTCGGAGCCCCTTACAGCCCCGA